One segment of Gordonia terrae DNA contains the following:
- a CDS encoding FAD-dependent oxidoreductase: MSRPRVVVAGLGDSGLLTAIHLAPHADVVGISSKPGLVSGQELGLRISRPDEWARDYRIPFGRFRKLDGIRTVHGTLTAADLDNRTVSVVDAAGAATVEGFDALVISTGVRNGFWRQPGLQSAADIDADLRSAHRRFADADSIAVIGGGAAAVSAAANLAATWRDKQIDLYHPGDRALPQHHPRTWATVRARLRRLGVGVHGGHRAVVPDGFSCDEITPGPVSFSTGQSAVGADAVLWAIGRVAPNTDWLPADVLDASGFVRVSAELRVPGVDSVYAIGDVAATDDLRSSARNRADRLLAHNIRADLGGRPDRARRYVPPRRRWGSVLGVQADGLQVFAPSGRPFRFPAWSVDTILQPWIVRRGIYGGIRKPR; encoded by the coding sequence GTGAGCCGACCCCGCGTCGTCGTCGCCGGTCTCGGTGATTCCGGATTGCTGACCGCGATCCACCTCGCTCCGCATGCCGATGTCGTCGGCATCTCGTCGAAGCCGGGACTCGTCAGCGGTCAGGAGCTCGGCCTCCGGATCAGCCGGCCCGATGAGTGGGCCCGGGACTATCGGATCCCGTTCGGGCGCTTCCGCAAACTCGACGGCATCCGGACCGTCCACGGCACGCTGACGGCCGCCGATCTCGACAACCGCACCGTCTCCGTTGTCGATGCCGCCGGCGCCGCGACCGTCGAGGGCTTCGACGCGCTGGTCATCTCCACCGGGGTACGGAACGGCTTCTGGCGACAACCCGGGTTACAGTCCGCGGCCGACATCGACGCCGACTTGCGTTCTGCGCATCGGCGATTCGCCGACGCCGACTCCATTGCCGTGATCGGTGGCGGTGCGGCGGCGGTGAGCGCCGCCGCCAACTTGGCCGCCACCTGGCGGGACAAGCAGATCGACCTCTACCACCCGGGCGATCGCGCCCTGCCGCAGCATCATCCGCGTACCTGGGCCACGGTCCGCGCCCGACTGCGTCGGCTCGGGGTCGGTGTCCACGGCGGCCATCGCGCTGTCGTGCCCGACGGATTCAGCTGCGACGAGATCACGCCCGGTCCGGTGAGTTTCTCGACCGGCCAGTCGGCGGTCGGGGCGGACGCCGTGCTGTGGGCCATCGGCCGGGTCGCGCCGAACACGGACTGGCTGCCTGCGGACGTGCTCGACGCGTCGGGTTTCGTCCGTGTGTCTGCTGAACTGCGGGTGCCCGGGGTCGATTCCGTGTACGCCATCGGCGACGTCGCGGCGACCGACGATCTGCGCAGTTCGGCTCGCAATCGTGCCGATCGTCTGCTCGCACACAACATCCGCGCCGACCTCGGCGGGCGGCCCGACCGGGCGCGACGCTACGTTCCCCCACGGCGTCGGTGGGGTTCGGTGCTCGGGGTGCAGGCCGACGGACTCCAGGTCTTTGCGCCCAGCGGTCGTCCGTTCCGCTTTCCGGCGTGGTCGGTCGACACGATCCTGCAACCGTGGATCGTCCGGCGCGGGATCTACGGCGGCATCCGGAAGCCCCGGTGA
- a CDS encoding DUF1295 domain-containing protein, giving the protein MGDPVNTERTYSRTGSFARITIAYLVAFAVAAAWLIWGPTTAYLWLDTLIADLLATLVIFGFSRYYGNSSFYDAYWSVVPPALFLYWWAAGDVGIDAVHCWVIAVVIGAWAIRLTANWAIGWPGLQHEDWRYPMLKSGAGRAELPVDLMAIHVFPTFQVFLGMIPIYVAVTHTGAVAWLTAVAAVVGLAATALEYIADGQLRRFAAHRTPGAVLDTGVWAWSRHPNYFGEVMFWVSMALFGLAASPGDWWWLFVGAVLMLAMFLGASIPMMEKRSLERRPGYQDVIDRVPRFIPRPPRSAAHPPDQVTA; this is encoded by the coding sequence ATGGGTGACCCTGTGAACACCGAGCGCACCTACAGTCGGACCGGTTCGTTCGCCCGGATCACGATCGCCTACCTGGTGGCCTTCGCAGTCGCTGCCGCCTGGCTGATCTGGGGTCCGACCACCGCGTACCTGTGGTTGGACACCCTCATCGCCGACCTGCTGGCCACGTTGGTCATCTTCGGGTTCAGCCGGTACTACGGCAATTCCAGCTTTTACGACGCTTATTGGAGTGTGGTACCGCCCGCACTATTCCTCTACTGGTGGGCGGCGGGCGACGTCGGGATAGACGCAGTGCACTGTTGGGTCATCGCCGTCGTCATCGGCGCCTGGGCGATCCGACTCACCGCGAACTGGGCGATCGGCTGGCCGGGACTGCAGCACGAGGACTGGCGCTACCCGATGCTGAAGTCCGGTGCCGGGCGCGCCGAGCTGCCCGTCGATCTGATGGCCATCCACGTCTTCCCCACCTTCCAGGTGTTCCTCGGCATGATCCCGATCTACGTCGCCGTCACCCACACCGGCGCGGTGGCATGGTTGACGGCGGTCGCTGCTGTCGTGGGACTGGCCGCCACGGCGCTCGAGTACATCGCCGACGGACAGTTGCGCCGGTTCGCCGCACACCGAACGCCGGGCGCCGTCCTCGACACCGGCGTCTGGGCGTGGTCGCGGCACCCGAACTACTTCGGCGAGGTCATGTTCTGGGTGTCGATGGCCCTGTTCGGTCTCGCCGCCTCACCCGGTGACTGGTGGTGGCTGTTCGTCGGCGCGGTGCTGATGCTCGCCATGTTCCTCGGCGCCAGCATCCCCATGATGGAGAAGCGAAGCCTCGAGCGACGTCCCGGCTACCAGGACGTCATCGACCGGGTGCCGCGGTTCATCCCCCGGCCGCCGCGTTCGGCCGCCCATCCACCGGATCAGGTCACTGCGTGA
- a CDS encoding glutathione peroxidase, protein MTSAYDFTATGIDGTPVELSDFQGSPLLIVNTASQCGFTPQYRGLEALHRDYADKGLRVLGFPCDQFGHQEPGDEEEIKNFCSLTYDVTFPMFAKVDVNGPEAHPLFAWLRDQKSGVLGGRIKWNFTKFLIGRDGSVVARYAPTTKPEKLAGSIEEQL, encoded by the coding sequence ATGACCTCCGCGTACGACTTCACCGCCACCGGCATCGACGGCACACCCGTCGAACTCTCGGACTTCCAGGGCAGTCCCCTGCTCATCGTGAACACCGCCTCGCAGTGCGGATTCACCCCGCAGTACCGCGGTCTGGAAGCCCTGCACCGGGACTACGCCGACAAGGGGCTGCGTGTACTCGGCTTCCCGTGCGATCAGTTCGGACATCAGGAACCTGGCGACGAGGAGGAGATCAAGAACTTCTGTTCGCTGACCTACGACGTGACGTTCCCGATGTTCGCGAAGGTCGACGTGAACGGGCCGGAGGCACACCCGTTGTTCGCCTGGTTGCGGGACCAGAAGTCCGGCGTGCTCGGCGGCCGCATCAAGTGGAACTTCACCAAGTTCTTGATCGGGCGGGACGGTTCGGTGGTCGCGCGGTATGCGCCGACCACGAAGCCGGAGAAGCTCGCCGGGTCCATCGAAGAACAGCTGTGA
- a CDS encoding ferredoxin reductase produces the protein MTTWHLTTVTAVVDLTPTARALRLALPEAVHALPGQHVDIRLTAEDGYSTARAYSLSDVRETRSVEVTVERLEDGEVSPYLVDVVEVGDPLEISDPHGYWFTWPSGDDRPVQLIGGGSGIAPLMSMIRGREVEAPQTPFSLVYSVRSPDRVYYRDELRQLIEHRRMDVHLIHTRVAPDDATRPAGRLTADELAGLTLDPATSPTVFICGPNRFVENCAQWMVDAGHDRTRIRTERFGE, from the coding sequence GTGACGACCTGGCATCTCACGACGGTCACCGCGGTCGTCGACCTCACCCCCACCGCGCGCGCCCTGCGCCTCGCCCTCCCCGAGGCCGTCCACGCATTGCCCGGTCAGCATGTCGACATCCGGTTGACCGCCGAGGACGGCTACTCCACCGCACGCGCCTACTCGTTGTCCGATGTCCGCGAGACGCGTTCGGTCGAGGTCACCGTCGAACGCCTGGAGGACGGTGAGGTGTCGCCGTACCTCGTCGACGTCGTCGAGGTGGGCGACCCGCTGGAGATCAGCGATCCACACGGATACTGGTTCACCTGGCCGTCCGGAGACGACCGGCCCGTGCAGCTGATCGGCGGCGGCTCCGGCATCGCGCCGCTCATGTCGATGATCCGCGGCCGCGAGGTCGAGGCCCCGCAGACGCCGTTCTCCCTCGTGTACTCGGTCCGGAGCCCCGACCGCGTCTACTACCGGGACGAGCTGCGGCAGTTGATCGAACACCGGCGCATGGACGTCCACCTGATCCACACCCGGGTGGCGCCCGACGATGCGACACGACCTGCGGGACGCCTCACCGCCGACGAACTGGCCGGACTCACGCTCGACCCCGCGACCTCGCCGACGGTGTTCATCTGCGGCCCCAATCGGTTCGTCGAGAACTGCGCTCAATGGATGGTCGACGCCGGACACGATCGCACCCGCATCCGGACGGAGCGGTTCGGGGAATGA
- a CDS encoding sulfite oxidase-like oxidoreductase: MAIVNRGFVGRRDRDARRLPPGQYTTLDFPVLSSEPTPAVASAGWMLAVQSADHKAATFTWEQFQDLPHEDVTTDIHCVTRWSKFDTRWRGVSFDTLLRALPWEPAPFVMAHCHGGYTANVPLADLVDGRGWIADTYDGEPLAAEHGGPARLLVPHLYFWKSAKWVRRLRFMAEDAPGFWEERGYHMYGDPWREQRYS; encoded by the coding sequence ATGGCGATTGTCAACCGAGGGTTCGTGGGGCGCCGCGACCGCGATGCGCGGCGTCTCCCTCCCGGCCAGTACACGACACTCGATTTTCCGGTCCTGTCGTCGGAGCCGACGCCCGCGGTCGCCTCGGCCGGTTGGATGCTGGCCGTGCAGTCGGCAGACCACAAGGCGGCCACGTTCACGTGGGAGCAGTTCCAGGACCTCCCTCACGAGGACGTCACCACCGACATCCATTGCGTCACACGGTGGTCGAAGTTCGATACGCGGTGGCGCGGCGTCTCCTTCGACACGCTGCTACGTGCGTTGCCGTGGGAGCCGGCTCCGTTCGTGATGGCACACTGCCACGGTGGTTACACCGCCAATGTGCCGCTCGCCGATCTCGTCGACGGCCGCGGTTGGATCGCCGACACCTACGACGGCGAGCCGCTCGCCGCCGAACACGGCGGCCCGGCCCGGCTCCTGGTGCCGCACCTGTATTTCTGGAAAAGCGCGAAATGGGTTCGGCGACTCCGCTTCATGGCCGAGGACGCGCCCGGATTCTGGGAGGAACGCGGGTACCACATGTACGGCGATCCCTGGCGCGAACAGCGCTACTCGTGA
- a CDS encoding permease prefix domain 1-containing protein, protein MTAETELENQIDRWRGYVLRHQAIATTDADEMEDHLRGQIADLAAGGLDDDEAFLVAVKRMGRVDALSREFAREHSDRLWKQLVLTAEPAGNPGRRRLELGVVIGLVVAAAATVRVAFDLMPEWVLVRNATLLVLPFLAAYFGWKRRVSARTALTVASAFIATGVIVNVYPFVHDGTTQAIVAIHTPIVLWFLMGVMYVGGHWRSGPRRMDFIRFTGEWIVYATLLGLGVGVLTGLTAGAFGALGIDVDTVITQWLLPIAATGIVLLAAWLVEAKQSVVENIAPVLTKVFTPVTAVMLVVLLVAMVTSGDVVDVDRELLILIDLILVVVLGLLLYAISARDPHLRPELFDRLQLVLVVTALAVDAVMLTIMASRIAEFGFTANKTVALGLNLVLLVNLSWAAYLLFDFVRRRRGFDATERWQTDYLPVFAFWAAAVVVAVPALFDFS, encoded by the coding sequence ATGACCGCGGAGACCGAACTCGAGAACCAGATCGACCGGTGGCGTGGCTATGTCCTGCGCCATCAGGCGATCGCCACCACCGACGCCGACGAGATGGAAGATCACCTGCGCGGTCAGATTGCCGACCTCGCCGCAGGTGGTCTCGATGACGACGAGGCGTTTCTGGTGGCCGTCAAGCGAATGGGACGGGTCGATGCCCTGTCGCGCGAGTTCGCGCGCGAGCATTCTGACAGATTGTGGAAGCAACTGGTCCTGACCGCGGAACCGGCGGGCAACCCCGGTCGCCGGCGGCTCGAACTCGGGGTCGTGATCGGTCTCGTCGTCGCCGCGGCCGCAACGGTCCGCGTCGCCTTCGACCTGATGCCCGAATGGGTACTCGTCCGCAACGCGACGCTGTTGGTGCTGCCGTTCCTGGCGGCCTATTTCGGCTGGAAGCGTCGTGTCTCGGCGCGAACCGCACTCACCGTGGCTTCCGCGTTCATCGCCACCGGCGTGATCGTCAACGTCTATCCGTTCGTCCATGACGGGACCACCCAGGCCATCGTCGCGATTCACACACCGATCGTTCTGTGGTTTCTGATGGGCGTGATGTATGTCGGCGGCCACTGGCGGTCGGGGCCGAGACGAATGGACTTCATCCGGTTCACCGGCGAATGGATCGTCTACGCAACGCTTCTCGGTCTCGGGGTCGGAGTCCTCACCGGCCTGACCGCCGGGGCCTTCGGTGCACTCGGCATCGACGTGGACACCGTCATCACCCAGTGGCTGCTGCCGATCGCCGCGACCGGAATCGTGCTGCTGGCGGCGTGGCTGGTGGAGGCGAAGCAGAGCGTGGTCGAGAACATCGCACCGGTGCTCACCAAGGTGTTCACCCCGGTCACCGCGGTGATGCTCGTGGTGCTGCTGGTCGCGATGGTGACCAGTGGCGACGTCGTCGACGTCGACCGTGAGCTGCTGATCCTGATCGATCTCATCCTCGTCGTCGTTCTCGGCCTGCTCCTGTACGCGATCTCGGCGCGCGATCCGCATCTGCGCCCCGAGCTCTTCGACCGTCTGCAACTGGTCCTGGTCGTGACCGCGCTCGCGGTCGACGCGGTCATGCTGACGATCATGGCCTCGCGTATCGCGGAGTTCGGGTTCACCGCCAACAAGACCGTGGCGCTGGGACTCAACCTCGTTCTGCTGGTGAACTTGTCGTGGGCGGCGTACCTGCTCTTCGACTTCGTGCGTCGGCGCCGCGGGTTCGACGCCACGGAACGATGGCAGACCGATTACCTCCCGGTGTTCGCTTTCTGGGCTGCCGCGGTCGTCGTCGCGGTGCCTGCGCTGTTCGACTTCTCATGA
- a CDS encoding PadR family transcriptional regulator, with protein MYIEKDLVAASATPLVLGILAEGESYGYAILKRVREMSGGRMEWTDGMLYPLLHRLERAGHVEATWGKADTGRRRKHYTITPVGLAALAERRSQWEVVADALDQVWRTVALPPAAEGLA; from the coding sequence ATGTATATCGAGAAGGACCTCGTAGCTGCGTCCGCCACCCCGCTGGTGCTCGGGATTCTCGCCGAGGGCGAGTCCTACGGGTACGCGATCCTCAAGCGCGTCCGAGAGATGTCCGGTGGCCGGATGGAGTGGACCGACGGGATGCTCTATCCCTTGCTGCATCGGCTCGAACGTGCCGGGCACGTCGAGGCGACCTGGGGCAAGGCCGACACCGGTCGACGGCGCAAGCACTACACGATCACGCCGGTGGGGTTGGCGGCGCTCGCCGAGCGACGGTCGCAGTGGGAAGTCGTGGCCGACGCGCTCGACCAGGTGTGGCGGACGGTCGCGCTGCCGCCGGCCGCGGAGGGTCTCGCATGA
- a CDS encoding DUF2945 domain-containing protein — MAIKKNDTVRWNTSQGETEGTAEEKRTKEFTFEGQKFKASEDEPYWIVKSSKTGSKAAHKESSLSKK; from the coding sequence ATGGCGATCAAGAAGAACGACACCGTGCGCTGGAACACCTCTCAGGGCGAGACCGAAGGGACCGCTGAGGAGAAGCGGACGAAGGAATTCACCTTCGAGGGACAGAAATTCAAGGCCAGCGAGGACGAGCCGTACTGGATCGTCAAGTCGTCGAAGACGGGTTCGAAGGCCGCGCATAAGGAATCGTCGCTCTCGAAGAAGTAG
- a CDS encoding ABC transporter ATP-binding protein: MSVERSDSRRGADPAIGVRGLRKSFGKFEALRGLDLEVARGEVHGFLGPNGAGKSTTIRVLLGLLKADGGEVRLLGGDPWRDVVELHRRLAYVPGDVALWPTMTGGEMIDLLGSMRGGLDDARRADLVARFELDTTKRGRQYSKGNRQKVAIVAALASDVELLILDEPTSGLDPLMENVFQDVVGEATARGTTVLLSSHILAEAETLADRLSIIRDGAVVATGTLAELRGHTRTSVRAELDSLPGSDLLAQLHDVDVQGLDAHDTGSGGHRLSATVDSARIGPVMSVLSSCGLRSLTVEPPSLESLFLSLYEGADQPAGER, encoded by the coding sequence ATGAGCGTCGAACGTTCCGACAGTCGTCGGGGGGCCGATCCGGCCATCGGTGTCCGGGGCCTGCGAAAGTCCTTCGGCAAGTTCGAAGCACTCCGCGGACTCGACCTCGAGGTCGCCCGCGGCGAGGTCCACGGCTTCCTCGGACCTAACGGCGCGGGCAAGTCGACGACGATCCGGGTCCTCCTGGGTCTACTGAAGGCGGACGGGGGAGAGGTCCGGCTCCTGGGCGGCGATCCCTGGCGTGATGTCGTGGAACTGCACCGCCGACTGGCGTATGTGCCCGGTGACGTGGCGCTGTGGCCGACGATGACCGGCGGCGAGATGATCGACCTGCTCGGCTCGATGCGGGGCGGACTCGACGACGCGAGACGCGCCGATCTCGTGGCCCGATTCGAACTCGATACCACCAAACGGGGACGGCAGTATTCGAAGGGAAACCGGCAGAAGGTCGCGATCGTCGCGGCTCTGGCGTCGGACGTCGAGTTGCTGATCCTCGACGAGCCGACATCGGGACTGGACCCGTTGATGGAGAACGTCTTCCAGGACGTCGTGGGTGAGGCCACCGCCCGTGGCACCACGGTCCTGCTGTCGAGTCACATCCTCGCCGAGGCCGAGACACTCGCGGATCGGCTCAGCATCATCCGCGACGGGGCCGTCGTGGCGACCGGCACGCTCGCGGAGCTGCGCGGCCATACCCGCACTTCTGTTCGCGCCGAACTGGATTCGCTGCCGGGTTCGGATCTGCTGGCGCAGTTGCACGACGTCGACGTCCAGGGCCTCGACGCGCACGACACCGGTTCCGGTGGTCATCGCCTGAGCGCGACGGTCGATTCGGCTCGGATCGGTCCGGTGATGTCGGTGCTGTCCTCCTGTGGCCTACGCTCACTCACGGTCGAGCCACCATCGCTGGAGAGTCTCTTTCTCTCGCTGTACGAGGGGGCTGACCAGCCCGCGGGAGAACGGTGA
- a CDS encoding ABC transporter permease has protein sequence MTASTIGTAPLVRASLRHEGRGFAPWIVLPTALTVSSVIAYPLLFPDAAERAAFAATIGSNPALGLIFGPAYDLSTVDGFVAWRSLALGGFIAALGAIFIVVKAARGQEDSGQAELLAAGVLGRAARLSTALIMAGVCAIAIGLVAGLATSLCGGEWESSFLLGAGFTVTGWMFGAVAAVSAQVGSDARAATTMAVSLLGVLFVMRGFLFSVEAPAWTTWINPLGWVQETRPATGDHWWPLLLGLTFTVVVGAAAFVLQRARDFGQGLVPARPGPARGGIGSPLALAIRLNRAPIGSWVLAFVGLGIIFGYFTRSVRGLLTANPAMAQIFASGAASPADLVSAFVTTILGLVGIIASVAGVQIVNRIRTEELEDRAEAVLATAVSRPSYFGAVTAVALVVPAALVAVAGLVIGTFATTADLGLGFGDVVLQSIATIPAVWAVVGIAVAVIGARPRVRPAIWLGVLVSFVLTILGPSFKLPDWALGFSPFHHVPDVSATQPDWWGLGGVGVVVVVLVALGFAGFRRRDVP, from the coding sequence ATGACGGCGTCGACGATCGGCACCGCCCCGCTGGTACGGGCCTCCCTCCGCCACGAAGGTCGCGGCTTCGCCCCGTGGATCGTATTGCCGACCGCGCTCACCGTGTCGTCGGTCATCGCCTATCCGCTCCTGTTCCCCGACGCCGCGGAGCGCGCCGCCTTCGCCGCGACGATCGGCTCGAACCCGGCGCTCGGGTTGATCTTCGGACCCGCCTACGACCTGTCCACGGTCGACGGGTTCGTCGCCTGGCGCAGCCTTGCGCTCGGTGGATTCATCGCTGCCCTCGGCGCGATCTTCATCGTGGTCAAAGCCGCTCGTGGTCAGGAGGATTCCGGCCAGGCCGAACTCCTCGCCGCCGGGGTACTCGGACGCGCCGCACGGTTGTCGACCGCGCTGATCATGGCCGGAGTGTGCGCGATCGCGATCGGACTCGTGGCGGGCCTGGCGACATCCCTGTGCGGTGGGGAGTGGGAATCGTCGTTTCTGCTGGGAGCCGGGTTCACGGTCACCGGTTGGATGTTCGGCGCCGTCGCGGCGGTGAGTGCCCAGGTGGGTTCCGACGCACGGGCCGCCACGACGATGGCCGTGTCGCTTCTCGGTGTGCTGTTCGTGATGCGCGGCTTCCTGTTCTCGGTGGAGGCGCCCGCGTGGACCACGTGGATCAACCCACTCGGGTGGGTTCAGGAGACCCGCCCGGCAACCGGCGATCACTGGTGGCCTCTGCTTCTCGGGCTCACCTTCACGGTCGTCGTCGGAGCGGCCGCCTTCGTGTTGCAGCGCGCGCGGGACTTCGGTCAGGGTCTCGTGCCGGCACGTCCGGGGCCGGCACGGGGTGGCATCGGCTCGCCGCTGGCCCTGGCCATCCGCCTCAACCGGGCTCCGATCGGCTCGTGGGTACTCGCGTTCGTCGGACTCGGCATCATCTTCGGCTACTTCACCAGGTCGGTTCGCGGCCTGCTGACCGCGAATCCGGCGATGGCCCAGATCTTCGCCTCCGGTGCGGCGTCACCTGCAGACCTGGTGTCGGCCTTCGTCACGACGATCCTCGGCCTGGTGGGGATCATCGCGTCTGTCGCCGGGGTGCAGATCGTCAACCGTATCCGCACCGAGGAACTGGAGGATCGCGCGGAAGCGGTGCTCGCCACCGCGGTCAGCCGTCCGAGTTATTTCGGTGCCGTCACCGCAGTCGCCCTCGTCGTCCCTGCGGCGCTCGTCGCCGTTGCCGGGCTGGTCATCGGCACCTTCGCCACGACGGCCGATCTCGGCCTCGGCTTCGGCGACGTCGTCCTCCAGTCGATCGCCACCATCCCCGCGGTGTGGGCCGTCGTCGGGATCGCGGTCGCCGTCATCGGGGCCCGACCCCGCGTGCGGCCCGCCATCTGGCTCGGGGTCCTGGTCTCGTTCGTACTCACGATCCTGGGCCCGAGTTTCAAGCTCCCGGACTGGGCACTGGGCTTCAGCCCGTTCCACCATGTGCCGGATGTGTCTGCCACCCAGCCTGATTGGTGGGGACTCGGCGGTGTGGGCGTGGTCGTGGTGGTGCTCGTCGCCCTCGGATTCGCCGGGTTCCGCCGGCGGGACGTGCCGTAG
- a CDS encoding LLM class F420-dependent oxidoreductase: MKLDGVGIWSSPLRYGDTGEAAEAAAELDELGYTALWIPDVGGPVLDSVENLLGATQNAVVATGILNMWMHEPHDVAAAHARLTEQHGARFLLGLGISHAPLIDAQEAGRYKKPLATTKAFLDGLDDAPQPVPSDARVLAALGPKMLQLSADRTAGAHPYLVTPDHTKIARETLGDGPLLAPEQTAIIAADRDEARAVGTKWLTGYLAMPNYANNLRRLGFSEDDLTSVSDRLFDALIVWGDETAILKRIDEHRAAGADHVCVQVLQADHRGFPREQWRRLAAALG, from the coding sequence ATGAAACTCGATGGCGTAGGAATCTGGAGTTCACCGCTGCGGTACGGAGACACCGGGGAGGCCGCCGAAGCCGCGGCCGAGCTGGACGAATTGGGTTACACGGCACTGTGGATCCCCGACGTGGGTGGTCCGGTCCTCGACTCGGTCGAGAACCTGCTCGGCGCCACTCAGAACGCCGTCGTCGCCACCGGGATTCTCAACATGTGGATGCACGAGCCGCACGACGTCGCGGCGGCACACGCCCGCCTCACCGAGCAGCACGGTGCACGTTTCCTCCTCGGCCTCGGCATCAGCCACGCGCCGCTGATCGACGCCCAGGAAGCGGGACGCTACAAGAAGCCGCTCGCGACCACCAAGGCGTTCCTCGACGGATTGGACGACGCCCCGCAACCTGTGCCGAGCGATGCTCGAGTGCTGGCCGCGCTGGGACCGAAGATGCTCCAGTTGTCGGCCGACCGGACCGCAGGCGCCCATCCCTACCTGGTGACCCCGGACCACACCAAGATCGCGCGCGAAACCCTCGGCGACGGGCCGCTCCTCGCGCCCGAGCAGACCGCGATCATCGCCGCCGACCGCGACGAAGCACGGGCGGTGGGCACGAAGTGGCTCACGGGCTACCTCGCAATGCCCAACTACGCCAACAATCTCCGCCGCCTCGGGTTTTCCGAGGACGACCTGACGTCGGTGAGCGATCGACTCTTCGACGCCCTGATCGTCTGGGGTGACGAGACCGCGATCCTGAAGCGGATCGACGAGCATCGAGCCGCCGGCGCCGACCATGTGTGCGTGCAGGTCCTGCAGGCGGACCACCGGGGCTTCCCGCGCGAGCAGTGGCGCCGCCTCGCGGCAGCCCTGGGCTGA